The genomic interval GCGCTGATGACGCTGGCGCCCGGGGCTGCCCGCGACTACTCCACCCAGGAGTTCGCCCGCGACATCTACCTGCTCGATCGGGGCGGCGTGACGACCACACGGCGCGGCTACGTGGTGAGCTTCCCGGCCAGCACCGGCGCACGCTCGTCGGGGCCGGCGCTGCGCGTCGTCACCGAGAGCGGCCAGGAGAAGGTCTACTACAGCATCGCCTTCTCGCCGGGCGCGTAGGCCAGGGGCACACGGCGTGGAGATCCGAGCGACAGACTGGCTGAGCGTCATGCGGCGCGAGTACCTGGATGATTTCATCCGGTCCGGCGGCGCGGCGGTCAAGGTGGCCGTCACGCCAGATGACTTCTCTCGCCGCCGCCTGCGAGACACGCTCAGCGAGCAGGCCGAGGCAGCCGGCTTCCGGGTGGCGGTCGTCAACGCCGCCGCCACGAAAGTGCAGCTGATCGACCGGGTCTTCCACAGCGTCGCGGCGCAGATGCCCTGGGAGACCATGGCGCGGGCGTTCCTGGCCCAGAGCATTCTGCGCGCTGGCCGCCGGCTCCCCGACGATCCCGATGACCTCTCCCTGACGGCGCTGGCGGCGGCCAACGACGTGCCGGCCCGTCACCTGCACACCAGCGTCGCCGATGCGCTCTGGCGCGAACTGTACCGCGACTATCGCATGAGCCAGGAGTTCCGGCTGGCGATGGTCCGCCTCTGCCGTGCCCAGCTCGATCCGGACGACGAGCCGGCCGTCACCGAGGCGACGCTGCTCTGGCTGCGCGGCGAGCTACGGCGCATCTCTGAGCTGAAGCGCGCGCTCATCTTCCAGAAAGTCGCGCGTCACAACGCCCGCCACCTGCTGGCCTCGCTGGCGCACTGGGTCCGGCTGACCGGCTCGGCAGGATTGGTGCTGGTGCTGGACATCGCCCGGTGCGCCCAGCCGGCCCCGCCCCGCGACGAGCGCGACGGCAGCCTCTACTACAGCCGCGCCGCGACCTTTGACGCCTACGAGATGCTGCGCCAGTTGATCGACGGAACCGACGATGTCGAAGGGTTGTTCGTGGTGGCCCTGGCCGGCCCGGAGTTCACGACCGACCCGAAGCGCAGCTACGTCCAGTACCCGGCCTTGCAGTACCGGCTGGCCGACGAAGTCCACGACCGCTACCGGCCGAATCCGCTGGCGGCGCTGGTGAGGATCGGCGATGGCGAGTGAGGGCATGGCGGGTGACGGCGGCCTGGGCGAGGGCATGATGCCGAGCGAGCTGCCGCCCGTCGAGCAGAGCGGCCTGCGCGTCCAGGCGCGGCGGGCCATCGAGGCGTTACGGGCCGGCGTTCCCAACCACGATGCCGTGCTGGCGCTCGGCGGCGGCCAGCCACAGATCGAGGCCCGCTTCCGCCAGAAGCTCGAAGAGGCCGACGACGACGTCGAGCGGAGCACGCAGACCTCGGGGCTGATCGTGGCGGGCGACTTTGGCAGCGGCAAGTCCCACCTGCTGGTGGCGCTGGAGCAGCTCGCCCTCCGCGAGAACTTCGTGTGCAGCACCGTCTCGGTCAGCAAGGAGATCCCGCTGCACGATCCGGACAAGCTGTACCGTGCAGCGATCCGCTCGGCGCGCCTGCCGGACCGGCGCGGCAACGCCCTCGCGGAGCTGGCGTTCAAGCTGAACTTTGACTCGCTGCCGTATGAAGAGCTGGTCGAGTGGTCGTCCAGCTCGGCCAGCCACATCGCGACGCGGTTCCCGGCCTCGCTGCTGGTGTTCCAGCGCACCCACGACGAGGAGACGAAGGATCGCATCATCTCGTTCTGGGGCGGCGATCCGCTGAACACGTCGCAGCTTCGGCGCTGGCTGCGGGACCAGGGTGAGGCCGGCACGTTCCCCCTGGAGCACGTGCCCCAGCGCGAGCTGCCGCTTCAGCACTTCCAGTTCACCAGTCGGCTCATCTCGGCGGCCGGCTACGCCGGCTGGGTGCTGCTGGTGGACGAGTTGGAGCTGATCGCACAGTACTCGGCGAAGGCGCGGGCGCAGGCGTACCATGCGCTGGCCCGCTGGAGCGGACGGCTCAAGGATCTGCAGTGCCCGGGCCTGCTGACCGTGTTCACCATCACCCGGGATTTCACGACGCTGGTGCTCCACCAGCGCAACGACGTCGAGCGCATTCCTGACCGGCTGCGAAGCTCGCCGCGCGAGGCGGACCGCGTGCTCTCGGTTGGGGCCGAGCTAGGGATGCGGGCCATCGAACGGGACCGGATCGCGCTGACGCCGCCGGACGCCGAGGCGCTCGACCGGCTCCAGGAGCAGCTTCAGGAGATCCACGGCGCGGCCTACGACTGGCGCCCGCCGACGCTGCCGCCCGGCGAGCGCGCGACCTCGACGAGTATGCGCCAGTACGTGCGCCGCTGGATCAACGAGTGGGACTTGCTGCGGCTGGACCCGGAGTATCGGCCCTCGACGGTGGCAGGCGAGCTGGTCTTCGACTACGACGAGGACGCCGACCTGGAGCAGCCCCCGGAACACCTGGAGCAGCCCCCGGAAGACGACGCCTGACCCCGGCCTACACCCGCACCGTCCGCCCTTCGGCCGACGACCGTTCGATGGCGGCGATCAGCGCGTGCCGCTTCACGGCGTGCTCGAAGTCCGGGGCGTAGCGCTCGCCGCTCGCCAGGGCCTGCGC from Chloroflexota bacterium carries:
- a CDS encoding DUF2791 family P-loop domain-containing protein, with translation MEIRATDWLSVMRREYLDDFIRSGGAAVKVAVTPDDFSRRRLRDTLSEQAEAAGFRVAVVNAAATKVQLIDRVFHSVAAQMPWETMARAFLAQSILRAGRRLPDDPDDLSLTALAAANDVPARHLHTSVADALWRELYRDYRMSQEFRLAMVRLCRAQLDPDDEPAVTEATLLWLRGELRRISELKRALIFQKVARHNARHLLASLAHWVRLTGSAGLVLVLDIARCAQPAPPRDERDGSLYYSRAATFDAYEMLRQLIDGTDDVEGLFVVALAGPEFTTDPKRSYVQYPALQYRLADEVHDRYRPNPLAALVRIGDGE
- a CDS encoding DUF2791 family P-loop domain-containing protein, producing MASEGMAGDGGLGEGMMPSELPPVEQSGLRVQARRAIEALRAGVPNHDAVLALGGGQPQIEARFRQKLEEADDDVERSTQTSGLIVAGDFGSGKSHLLVALEQLALRENFVCSTVSVSKEIPLHDPDKLYRAAIRSARLPDRRGNALAELAFKLNFDSLPYEELVEWSSSSASHIATRFPASLLVFQRTHDEETKDRIISFWGGDPLNTSQLRRWLRDQGEAGTFPLEHVPQRELPLQHFQFTSRLISAAGYAGWVLLVDELELIAQYSAKARAQAYHALARWSGRLKDLQCPGLLTVFTITRDFTTLVLHQRNDVERIPDRLRSSPREADRVLSVGAELGMRAIERDRIALTPPDAEALDRLQEQLQEIHGAAYDWRPPTLPPGERATSTSMRQYVRRWINEWDLLRLDPEYRPSTVAGELVFDYDEDADLEQPPEHLEQPPEDDA